The following are encoded in a window of Shewanella psychrotolerans genomic DNA:
- the glpE gene encoding thiosulfate sulfurtransferase GlpE has translation MSAFQHLSVNQLIHLQQENSQLQVVDIRDTASFEAGHIPHSTNLTNENLAAFIGDADMDKPLVVVCYHGISSQNAAQYLNEQGFDDVYSLDGGFQAWRDAN, from the coding sequence ATGTCAGCCTTTCAACACCTTAGTGTTAATCAACTCATCCATCTGCAGCAAGAAAATAGCCAACTGCAAGTTGTCGATATTCGTGATACAGCTAGTTTCGAAGCGGGACACATTCCTCATTCGACTAACTTAACGAACGAAAATCTTGCCGCCTTCATTGGCGATGCCGATATGGATAAACCATTGGTGGTGGTTTGCTACCATGGCATCAGCAGTCAAAATGCCGCACAATACCTAAATGAACAAGGTTTTGATGACGTCTATAGCCTAGATGGAGGCTTTCAAGCTTGGCGCGATGCCAACTAA
- the tdh gene encoding L-threonine 3-dehydrogenase, translating into MKALSKLKPEEGIWMVDAPKPEVGHNDLLIKIRKTAICGTDVHIYNWDEWSQNTIPVPMVVGHEYVGEVVEIGQEVRGFAIGDRVSGEGHITCGHCRNCRAGRTHLCRNTSGVGVNREGAFAEYLVIPAFNAFKIPDDISDDLASIFDPFGNAVHTALSFDLVGEDVLITGAGPIGIMAAAVCRHVGARHVVITDVNEYRLELAKKMGATRAVNVAKEKLEDVMQDLGMTEGFDVGLEMSGVPAAFHSMLDTMNHGGKVAMLGIPDGEMAIDWSKVIFKGLIIKGIYGREMFETWYKMASLIQSGLDISPIITHHFKVDDFQAGFDAMRSGQSGKVILSWD; encoded by the coding sequence ATGAAAGCGTTAAGTAAATTAAAGCCTGAAGAAGGCATCTGGATGGTTGATGCGCCAAAACCTGAAGTTGGCCATAACGATCTGTTAATCAAAATTCGTAAAACGGCTATCTGCGGTACCGATGTCCATATCTATAACTGGGATGAGTGGTCGCAAAATACCATTCCCGTTCCTATGGTTGTTGGCCATGAATATGTAGGTGAAGTCGTTGAAATAGGCCAAGAGGTCCGTGGCTTTGCCATTGGCGATCGTGTTTCTGGTGAAGGCCATATTACCTGTGGACACTGCCGTAATTGCCGAGCAGGCCGCACCCATCTTTGCCGTAACACCTCAGGTGTTGGGGTTAATCGTGAAGGTGCATTCGCCGAATATCTGGTGATCCCTGCATTTAACGCCTTTAAGATCCCTGATGACATCTCTGACGACTTAGCGTCTATCTTCGACCCATTTGGTAACGCGGTGCATACCGCCCTATCATTTGATCTTGTTGGTGAAGATGTGCTGATCACGGGAGCGGGTCCCATCGGTATAATGGCGGCAGCAGTATGCCGACATGTCGGCGCGCGTCACGTAGTGATAACGGATGTAAACGAATACCGCCTAGAACTTGCGAAGAAAATGGGCGCCACTCGAGCCGTCAATGTCGCCAAAGAAAAACTTGAAGATGTCATGCAAGATTTAGGGATGACAGAAGGATTCGATGTTGGTCTTGAAATGTCTGGTGTCCCTGCGGCATTCCATTCAATGTTAGATACCATGAACCATGGTGGTAAAGTTGCAATGCTAGGGATCCCTGACGGTGAAATGGCGATTGACTGGAGCAAGGTGATCTTTAAAGGATTAATCATCAAAGGTATCTATGGCCGTGAGATGTTTGAAACTTGGTACAAGATGGCAAGCCTTATTCAATCTGGCCTTGATATCTCTCCTATTATCACTCACCACTTTAAAGTCGATGATTTCCAAGCAGGTTTTGACGCTATGCGCTCAGGCCAATCAGGTAAGGTGATCCTAAGCTGGGATTAA